AAATATTGAAAGAAAACTTTATATGGGTTTTTGAATAGGCGTAGCATGTCTAAAGAATTTCTTGAAGTGTATAGGAAATCACTTGAAGACCCAGTCCGCTTCTGGGAGGAGCAGGCGAGGAAGCTTTACTGGAGGGAGCCCTGGGCTAAGGCCTACGACGACTCCAACCCGCCTTTCTACAAGTGGTTTGTGGGGGGCAAGACAAACATCGCCTACAACGCCCTGGACGTGCACATCAAGGCTGGCGGGGCTAACAAGGCGGCGCTGATCTGGGTCTCGCCCTACGAGGGGGCGAGGGTCCTCAGGTACTGGGATCTCTACAGAGAGGTCAATCGCCTCTCTGTCCTGCTCCGGTCGCTGGGGGTGGAGAGGGGCGACAGGGTGGCTATCTACATGCCCATGATCCCCGAGGCCATGGTGGCTATGCTGGCGGTCAATAGGATAGGCGCCGTCCACACCGTGGTGTTCTCCGGCTTCGGCGCCCAGGCCCTCGCCGACAGAATTGTGGATGCAGACGCCAAGCTCGTCATCACTGCCGACGGCATGAGAAGGAGGGGTAAGGTGACCCCGCTGAAGCCCACCGTAGACGAGGCGTTGAAGATAGCCGGCGACGACATTGGGGTCTTGGTCTACAGACACGTGGGGGCGAACGTGGCGATGAGACACGGGAAGGATCTCTGGTGGCACGAGGAGATATCTAAAATACCGCCGAACGCCTACGCCGAGCCTGAGTGGGTCAGCGGCGACTCGCCGCTCTTCATTCTCTACACCTCGGGCACCACGGGGAAGCCCAAGGGGATACTCCACCTCCATGGCCAGTACATGGTGTGGGTCTGGTACGCCTTTAACCACCTGGTGGGGGCCGAGAGGGAGTTCCGCGACGACATAGTCTTCTTTTCCACAGCCGACATCGGCTGGATATCGGGCCACCACTACGGCGTCCACGGCCCCCTCCTAAACGGCCTCACCGTACTCTGGTACGAAGACGCGCCCGACTATCCGCACCCGGGCGTGTGGTGGGAGATTGTAGACACCTACAAAGTCACACACCTCCTCTTCTCCCCCACCGCCATTAGGCTTTTGATGAAATACGGCGAGGAGTGGCCAATGAGGTATAAGCTAGACACTCTCATGGCCCTCTACCCCACCGGCGAGGTGCTAAACGAAGAAGCCTACAACTGGATGAGGAGGTACCTATGCCGCGAGAGGGCGGAGTGCCAGGTGGCCGACATATGGGGCCAGACGGAGACCGCCTGCTTCGTAACGGCGCCCGGCTCCATGAACCTCGGCGGGTTTAGGTACAAGTACGGCTCCGTGGGCCTCCCCTACCCCACCCTGAGGCTCGTGGCCCTCGACGACGACGGCCGCGAGCTGCCACCCGGGCAGAAGGGCCACATCGCCGTGAAGCCCCCCCTGCCCCCCGCCTTCCTCCACACCCTCTGGAAAGACCCTGAGAGATACGTCAAGAGCTACTGGTCCCGCTTCCCCGGCTACTACACCACGGGTGACCTGGGCTACATAGACGAGGAAGGGCACCTCCACATACTCGGCAGGTCAGACGACGTGATTAAAGTGGCTGGCCACCGCCTGTCCACCAGAGAGGTGGAGGACATACTCACCTCGCACCCAGCCGTGGCGGAGGCCGCCGTGGTGGGCATACCAGATCCAGTCAGGGGAGAGGTGCTGGGCGTATTCGTAGTCCCCAAGCTCGGGGCGAAGGTAACAGAGGAGGAGGTGACCCAGCACCTACGCAAAACCCTGGGGCCCGTGGCGGTGGTGGGGAGAATAGCCATAGTAGGTAAGCTACCCAAGACGAGGACTGGGAAGTTGATGAGGCGCGTCCTTAGGGCGTTGGCCACGAACCAGCCGCTGGGCGACTTAAGCACGCTCGAGGAGCAGGAGGCGCTGGCGGAGCTTCAAAAAGAGCTTTCTAAATCACCAACTGCACCCTAACCTCCTCCTCCCTGGCCCCTTTTTCATCCACAACAACGAGGTCGATCCCCCCGCCGGAGACGGGGTCTCTCTCGATGGCGGCCTTAAGCGCCTGCACAGCCAGCTTCTTGGCCTCCTCTATCGACATGTCGTTCCTGTAGTTGCCGTCCAGTACGGCTGCGGCTAGCTTCGCGCCTGTGCCCAACGCGGCGTAGTTATCCTCAATTAGACTCCCCAGAGGGTCCATTACAATTAGGTGGGGCCCCTCCTCGTCGACGCCCCCCACGAGCACCTCGGCGAAGAAGGGCATAAACCTTCTGCTGAACATAACCACAGAGAGGAGCTTAGCCATGGCGTGGACAGAGGGCTTCTTCTTCATCTCCAGCTCATAAGACTTGGCATTCAGCTTGAGAATTTTGGCCAGGGCCTGCATGTCGGCGATTATGCCGGCGGAGGCAATCGCCAGCTTGTCGTCGACGACGAAAACCTTCTTGCCAGAGGAGCTCAGGGTGTAGAAGCCGTACGACACCCTCTTCTCAGCCGCCAGAACCACGCCCCCAGCAGTCTTGATGCCCACGGCCGTCGCGCCGATCTGAACCTCCTCACCCATGGGAGCGGCCGTATGTGGTGTATATAAGCATTCCACCGCCGTGGGGGAGAGGCTTAAAAACCCCGGCGCTGGATGTAGACGTGGCGGTGAGAATAGACGGCTCCTACGGAGAGGGCGGCGGCCAGATACTGAGGACCTCCATTGCCCTGTCGGCGCTTCTGGGCAGGCCAGTGGAGATTATAAACATACGCGCAAAGAGGGCAAACCCCGGCCTACAGCCCCAGCACCTAACCGGCGTGAAGGCCGCGGCGCTCCTCACAGACGCCGAGGTCGTGGGTGCTGAGAAGGGCTCCACCCGCCTATACTTCAACCCCCGGACTCTTAAATGTGGCAGATACAACATAGACATAGGCACCGCAGGAAGCATCTCGCTGGTGATACAGACACTGACCCCAATACTCCTCTACGCCCCTTGCCCCACCGAGGTGGCTATAACCGGAGGCACCGACGTGGCCTGGGCCCCGCCCATAGACTACATGCGCCACGTATTCACCAAGGTGCTGGCCAGGTTCGGCGCACAAGTCGCCATTGAGCTGGTCAAACGGGGCCACTACCCCAAGGGCGGAGGGAAGGCGATCCTCAAGGTCCAGCCCGTGGAGACGCTGTCGGCTGTCGACTCTCCGGAATTCGGCAGACTCGTCGAGATAAGGGGGATTTCACACGCCGTGAACCTACCCCCGCACGTGGCTGAGAGGCAAGCAAAAGCCGCCAGGGAGGCGCTGGAGAGGCTGGGCTACAAAGCCGAGGTGGAACTGGAGACAAGGAGCGACGGGCTTGGCCCCGGTAGCGGCGTAGTCCTCTGGGCAGTTTCAGACACAGGCAACGTAGTAGGCGGCGACGCCCTGGGGGAGAGGGGCAAGCCGGCGGAAGTCGTGGGGAGGGAAGCCGCCGAGAAGCTAGCCGCCACACTAGCCTCCGGCTCCTCGCTAGACCCCCACATGGCCGACATGGCCGTGCTCTACATGGCACTGGCCAGAGGCAGGAGTAGAATGTCCACCCCCGAACTCACCACTCACCTACAGACAAATATATACATAGTTGAGCAGTTCCTCCCAGTGAAGTTCAAGATAGAAAACACGGGCCGCCACTACATAATCCAAGTTGAAGGAGCGCCACATAGGCACAAATATTGATATTAATGAAAAATTATATTATTTAACATTGATATTTATAAAAATTTATATCTGTCAATATTCACTATGAACCTGTTTATAAGATATATTTAAAGTAGATTAACATTTGTTACTATGTCTGACTCAACGAGACAGTCAACTAGGCGGGAATTTCTCGGCGCCGCGGTTGGCGGCGTTATAGGTTTAGCGTTGGGTCTAGGCGTGGGTTCTATGAAGTCTACAGTCATCACCACAGTTACGAAAACAGAAACTGTGACAAAGACAGAAACCCCGGCCCAGCAACAGACGTGGCAGATCCCCTTAAAAGGTAACTATATTAAATTCGGCGAGGGCGGCAAGAAGCGTGTGGTGGTAATCGGCGGGGGGCCCGCCGGCGTGTCTTTTAGAACTAGACTACTAGCCATAGCGCCAAACGCAGTAGACATCCTACTTATCGACAAAAATGTATACTGAGTATCGGTGCCGGCACATACAGAAATTGCGCAAGGAGAGGCCACATTTGAGGGGCACATAGGTGTGATAAACTCGCTAGAAGGGCCTGGCGTGAGGGTTTTAAACGCAGAGGTGGGGTGGGTAGACCCCGACAATAGAATAGTATACACAAAGATAGGGGCTGTGCAATACGACTACCTATTCATAGGCACAGGTATGGTATTTGCAGACTGGGAAATACCGGGATTAGCCAAGGCGCCTAACTACTCTATTTACTACGGCAAGACGGCCTTGGCCTATTACGACGCTACCGAGAGGTTGAAAAAGGGCACTATTGTGATAGGCATCCCCCAGGCGCCGTATAAGTGCGGACCCGCACCTTTCGAAACCGCGTCCATGACTTACGAGCGTCTTAAAAAGAAGGGCGCCGACTTTAAAATTATAATACTAGACGCAAATCAACGCCCAGCCCCGGGACCCGACACGCGTAGAAAAATATTCCTCGACTTCATAAATAAGACAAATGGAGTTATTGAATACCACTCCTCAGAATACGTTAAGAGCGTCGACCCAGTAAACAAGACGTTGGAAAGTACAAAGGGAGAAGTGTATAAATGGGATATCCTAATGATAATAGGGCCTACCCACGCGCCCGATTGGCTAATTGCCACCGGTCTCGCAAAAAGGTTTGTAGATGTAGATAGGAGAACTTTTAGACATGTGAAGTATGACGACATCTTTGCGGCAGGCGATGCACAAGGGTTCACGAACTACGGATACGCAGTAGGTAGCGGCCAAGTAGCCGCCGAATCCCTTGCCAGAGCTCTTGGATATGAAGTCAAAGACCCAACTAGGGTAATTTCAAACGAGAACTATAACAACCTCTACGAGGGAAGCTATGTACACATAAAACTCCGAGTCCCAGTGGGAGGACAAGAAGAGGGTGTCGCCGAGCTTGTCCAGGGCAACACATATAAGAGCGTACGGCTAGGCTGGATAAAAGGAACTGTGTCTATATATCCCACACGCTTCTAACTTTTTTATAAAAATTTAAAAAATTAAGATTTTGCCAGTGCCATTTTGAACATTTCCACTATGGCCGGCACGTACTCGGTGGCCCATTTGTCTCCAAGAGACTTCTTAAACTGCTCTACTTGGGCCGACATAGTTGGGGCCAGCTCCTTGTCGCCCTCAACGAGA
The sequence above is drawn from the Pyrobaculum ferrireducens genome and encodes:
- a CDS encoding acetate--CoA ligase encodes the protein MSKEFLEVYRKSLEDPVRFWEEQARKLYWREPWAKAYDDSNPPFYKWFVGGKTNIAYNALDVHIKAGGANKAALIWVSPYEGARVLRYWDLYREVNRLSVLLRSLGVERGDRVAIYMPMIPEAMVAMLAVNRIGAVHTVVFSGFGAQALADRIVDADAKLVITADGMRRRGKVTPLKPTVDEALKIAGDDIGVLVYRHVGANVAMRHGKDLWWHEEISKIPPNAYAEPEWVSGDSPLFILYTSGTTGKPKGILHLHGQYMVWVWYAFNHLVGAEREFRDDIVFFSTADIGWISGHHYGVHGPLLNGLTVLWYEDAPDYPHPGVWWEIVDTYKVTHLLFSPTAIRLLMKYGEEWPMRYKLDTLMALYPTGEVLNEEAYNWMRRYLCRERAECQVADIWGQTETACFVTAPGSMNLGGFRYKYGSVGLPYPTLRLVALDDDGRELPPGQKGHIAVKPPLPPAFLHTLWKDPERYVKSYWSRFPGYYTTGDLGYIDEEGHLHILGRSDDVIKVAGHRLSTREVEDILTSHPAVAEAAVVGIPDPVRGEVLGVFVVPKLGAKVTEEEVTQHLRKTLGPVAVVGRIAIVGKLPKTRTGKLMRRVLRALATNQPLGDLSTLEEQEALAELQKELSKSPTAP
- the psmB gene encoding archaeal proteasome endopeptidase complex subunit beta — translated: MGEEVQIGATAVGIKTAGGVVLAAEKRVSYGFYTLSSSGKKVFVVDDKLAIASAGIIADMQALAKILKLNAKSYELEMKKKPSVHAMAKLLSVVMFSRRFMPFFAEVLVGGVDEEGPHLIVMDPLGSLIEDNYAALGTGAKLAAAVLDGNYRNDMSIEEAKKLAVQALKAAIERDPVSGGGIDLVVVDEKGAREEEVRVQLVI
- the rtcA gene encoding RNA 3'-terminal phosphate cyclase; this encodes MAVRIDGSYGEGGGQILRTSIALSALLGRPVEIINIRAKRANPGLQPQHLTGVKAAALLTDAEVVGAEKGSTRLYFNPRTLKCGRYNIDIGTAGSISLVIQTLTPILLYAPCPTEVAITGGTDVAWAPPIDYMRHVFTKVLARFGAQVAIELVKRGHYPKGGGKAILKVQPVETLSAVDSPEFGRLVEIRGISHAVNLPPHVAERQAKAAREALERLGYKAEVELETRSDGLGPGSGVVLWAVSDTGNVVGGDALGERGKPAEVVGREAAEKLAATLASGSSLDPHMADMAVLYMALARGRSRMSTPELTTHLQTNIYIVEQFLPVKFKIENTGRHYIIQVEGAPHRHKY
- a CDS encoding twin-arginine translocation signal domain-containing protein, translated to MSDSTRQSTRREFLGAAVGGVIGLALGLGVGSMKSTVITTVTKTETVTKTETPAQQQTWQIPLKGNYIKFGEGGKKRVVVIGGGPAGVSFRTRLLAIAPNAVDILLIDKNVY
- a CDS encoding FAD-dependent oxidoreductase, giving the protein MINSLEGPGVRVLNAEVGWVDPDNRIVYTKIGAVQYDYLFIGTGMVFADWEIPGLAKAPNYSIYYGKTALAYYDATERLKKGTIVIGIPQAPYKCGPAPFETASMTYERLKKKGADFKIIILDANQRPAPGPDTRRKIFLDFINKTNGVIEYHSSEYVKSVDPVNKTLESTKGEVYKWDILMIIGPTHAPDWLIATGLAKRFVDVDRRTFRHVKYDDIFAAGDAQGFTNYGYAVGSGQVAAESLARALGYEVKDPTRVISNENYNNLYEGSYVHIKLRVPVGGQEEGVAELVQGNTYKSVRLGWIKGTVSIYPTRF